The genomic window GGGATTCAGGAGCCGCTCACCGGTGATTTCGCTTCGACAACCGGCGCAGCCGCAGTTTTGCCTCAAATACCGGAATGGATAAATGCTCTCATGTCCATCCTCCCACCGGATTTTGAATTGTTCCTGGCCCTGTTTCTTTAATTCAACCGGCTTCGTCTGATCAATCTTCATGGTCTAAGTAGCGCGGGCGTCCCGCCCGCATCATTCTTCCACAATTTCCAGCGGTTG from bacterium includes these protein-coding regions:
- a CDS encoding DUF971 domain-containing protein; translation: MKIDQTKPVELKKQGQEQFKIRWEDGHESIYPFRYLRQNCGCAGCRSEITGERLLNPETIPADLKGLKVELVGNYALHFVFSDQHTTGIYPFKVLRELCPCSECNSI